From the genome of Geobacter sp. SVR, one region includes:
- a CDS encoding prepilin-type N-terminal cleavage/methylation domain-containing protein — protein sequence MRNTNGFTLVELAIVMIIVGLLVGMGSSMVGVLTSAIKVRESKETLEGASQSLTSYAAGSNNLPSGATFTSTVKNPQDAWGRDILYLYDPNLNAVSPASLTKDTICGRRTTTLTLQTLDPAATIPNVAFVLLSAGSDASVQTTLNTNGTVTAKLDGINVTSGSTILLGTKASAAGKITVDARTSDDIVRWVTLDELRSKMGCQGGQLKIINNEVPFGNYSTQYLAAFTPDGGTGGYEWRILSKQLPRGIASAPAVGLGWNTGTFANTSSSTWGAANTLTLSGWPRPSGSYSLTVMVRDNSGNSASKPFVFTVNPN from the coding sequence GGTGCTGACATCGGCCATCAAGGTGCGGGAGAGCAAGGAAACCCTGGAGGGGGCATCACAGTCGCTGACCAGCTATGCCGCCGGGAGCAACAATCTTCCTTCCGGTGCAACTTTTACCTCAACAGTGAAAAACCCCCAAGATGCCTGGGGCCGCGACATACTTTATCTGTACGACCCCAACCTTAATGCCGTTTCCCCCGCATCCCTCACCAAAGACACCATCTGCGGCAGACGCACGACAACACTTACACTCCAGACGCTTGATCCGGCCGCAACCATTCCCAACGTGGCATTTGTCCTCCTCAGCGCAGGGAGCGATGCCTCCGTGCAGACAACATTAAACACCAATGGAACGGTAACGGCAAAACTCGACGGAATCAATGTTACTTCCGGCAGCACCATTCTCCTGGGCACCAAAGCCAGTGCAGCCGGGAAAATAACAGTCGATGCCAGAACCAGCGACGACATCGTCCGCTGGGTAACGTTGGACGAACTGCGCAGCAAGATGGGCTGCCAGGGCGGACAGCTTAAGATCATCAACAACGAAGTACCTTTTGGAAACTATTCGACCCAGTATCTGGCGGCTTTCACGCCGGATGGCGGTACAGGTGGGTATGAGTGGCGGATACTATCAAAACAATTGCCCAGGGGCATTGCGTCGGCTCCTGCCGTTGGATTAGGCTGGAACACCGGCACATTTGCCAACACCAGTTCCTCAACATGGGGGGCCGCAAATACTCTCACCCTGAGCGGGTGGCCCCGTCCGTCCGGCAGCTACAGCCTCACCGTCATGGTCAGGGACAACAGCGGCAACAGTGCCTCCAAACCCTTTGTCTTCACTGTCAACCCTAACTAA
- the asnS gene encoding asparagine--tRNA ligase, with translation MRTRVAEILSTGKTGHEYAIAGWVRSVRASKEVVFITLNDGSNLPGIQVVAGSRLENFQEVTKIPTGAALRVTGHLVESPAVGQQWELAAETITVIGTSDESYPLQKKRHTFEYLRSIAHLRPRSNTFGAVFRLRSRLAQAIHRFFADRNFLYVHTPIITASDCEGAGELFRVTTLDADETDFSEDFFAQKTGLTVSGQLEGELFAQAFTDVYTFGPTFRAENSNTARHASEFWMIEPELAFADLADDADLAEEFVRYLCRFALEECVEDMAFFDKQIENGLLERIRRVAEADFARLEYGEAIERLQKSGASFNYPVQWGLDLQTEHERYITEQIIGGPAFILNYPKDIKAFYMRRNDDGRTVAAMDLLVPKVGEIIGGSQREERLDLLEDRMVELGIAREPLWWYLESRRWGSCPHAGFGLGFERLVMYLSGMENIRDVIPFPRTPRHCEF, from the coding sequence ATGAGAACGAGAGTCGCCGAAATTCTATCGACCGGCAAGACCGGTCATGAATATGCCATCGCGGGCTGGGTGCGCTCGGTGCGCGCCTCCAAGGAGGTGGTTTTCATCACCCTCAACGACGGTTCCAACCTTCCCGGAATTCAGGTGGTGGCCGGCAGCCGGCTCGAAAATTTCCAGGAGGTAACGAAGATCCCCACCGGCGCCGCGCTGCGCGTCACCGGGCACTTGGTGGAATCCCCCGCTGTGGGCCAGCAATGGGAGTTGGCAGCCGAAACGATCACGGTGATTGGCACATCCGACGAAAGCTATCCCCTTCAAAAAAAACGACACACCTTCGAATACCTGCGCAGCATTGCCCATCTGCGCCCGCGCAGCAACACGTTCGGTGCGGTTTTCCGGCTGCGCTCGCGCCTGGCCCAGGCCATTCACCGCTTCTTTGCCGACCGGAATTTCCTCTATGTGCACACCCCGATCATCACTGCCAGCGACTGCGAAGGGGCCGGCGAACTGTTCCGCGTCACTACGCTGGATGCCGACGAAACCGATTTCAGCGAGGACTTTTTCGCTCAAAAAACCGGCCTGACCGTCAGCGGCCAACTGGAGGGGGAACTCTTTGCCCAGGCTTTCACCGATGTCTACACCTTCGGTCCCACCTTCCGGGCCGAGAACTCCAATACCGCCCGCCATGCTTCCGAGTTCTGGATGATCGAGCCGGAATTGGCCTTTGCCGATCTGGCCGATGACGCTGATCTCGCTGAAGAATTCGTGCGCTACCTGTGCCGCTTTGCGTTGGAGGAGTGCGTCGAAGACATGGCCTTTTTCGACAAGCAGATCGAAAACGGGCTGCTGGAGAGGATCAGGCGGGTAGCCGAGGCGGACTTCGCCCGTCTGGAGTATGGCGAAGCCATCGAGCGGCTGCAGAAGTCGGGCGCATCCTTCAATTATCCGGTGCAATGGGGGCTCGATCTGCAAACCGAGCATGAACGCTACATCACGGAGCAGATCATCGGAGGGCCGGCCTTCATCCTCAACTACCCCAAAGACATCAAGGCTTTCTACATGCGCCGCAACGACGACGGCCGCACGGTGGCCGCCATGGATCTGCTGGTGCCCAAGGTGGGCGAGATCATCGGGGGCAGCCAGCGCGAGGAGCGCCTCGATCTGCTTGAAGACCGCATGGTGGAGCTGGGAATAGCCCGGGAGCCGCTCTGGTGGTATCTGGAAAGCCGCCGCTGGGGCAGCTGTCCCCATGCCGGCTTCGGCCTCGGCTTCGAGAGGCTGGTGATGTACCTTTCCGGCATGGAGAATATCCGCGACGTGATCCCCTTCCCCCGAACTCCCCGGCACTGCGAGTTCTAG
- a CDS encoding DUF503 domain-containing protein yields MFIYCLEIHLALPCFSLKEKRGIVKSITGRARNRFNVSCAEVARQDNPRVAVLGFVTISPDKGLARTALERVEDWIYEEWPDVEITGEDISLV; encoded by the coding sequence ATGTTCATCTACTGCCTTGAAATCCACCTCGCCCTGCCCTGCTTCTCGCTCAAGGAAAAGCGCGGTATTGTCAAAAGCATCACCGGCCGCGCCAGGAACCGCTTCAACGTTTCCTGCGCCGAAGTGGCGCGCCAGGACAATCCCCGCGTGGCGGTGCTCGGCTTCGTGACGATCAGCCCGGACAAGGGACTGGCGCGAACAGCACTGGAACGGGTAGAGGATTGGATCTACGAGGAATGGCCGGATGTGGAGATCACTGGCGAGGATATTTCTCTGGTCTGA
- a CDS encoding HD family phosphohydrolase — MPEHNSNKPEQHTLTHMSKLGSNLFDSIDRRFSNPRTARRNRFILLIATALLLTFIVLPNQHFFFQEFKVGEIATSDIRATRDYLVEDHALTEQRRKEVSNNAPVIYNLNDRVPYYLTEKLQQTVAAIRSQQSKNPRTGSEEWRKLLSPVLDTELKDPEILAVTRIKDDQAFLDDAEKLLNDLYQHRIVLDGKSFQTDARRGIEIIDNSGHLVSDGNAASGYTEIGEARRMVAEWKFTGLGNPGDASRIAGIIARTLLPSLFYNREASEARSQAAMEAVRPVLFKVQKGEMIVRIGERISPEQAHKLRIIFHEDSTDHRIFTIAGCFAMILVLFYFPYRFAIKNIRKFNPSNKDILVLSLMIIGSFLVFRTALQITNNIGPVFPYIDTSNYFYLFPFAASAMIVRMLINSEVALVYCAILAPLLGIMFNNNMFVVIYALLGSIIGAHGMRQCADRSTIYAAGLKISVVNLAMGLAFQTFSNTLFSIQTLYVALFALVSGMISAGCVSGFIPILETLFRYTTDMKLLELANLNSPLLRDLMVRAPGTYHHSVVVGNLVEAAAEATNANPLLARVAAYYHDIGKASKPQYFIENQTGEENRHDKLSPSMSALILISHIKEGTELAREKHLGQPIIDIIRQHHGTGLIKFFYERARNQAETTGQTVEEKDFRYPGPKPQTREAGIVMLADCVEAASRTLVNPTPDRIQGMVQKIINNIFIDGQLDECELTLKNLHDIARSFNQILNGIFHHRIDYPEPVHKSGSGARKPAATEQKTAVDQLTPNNGGKISGDSAEQPPETPPDRNPPAKKGGGEDLKRLGMS; from the coding sequence ATGCCGGAACATAACAGTAACAAACCGGAACAACATACGCTCACCCACATGAGCAAGTTGGGATCAAATCTCTTCGATTCAATCGACAGAAGGTTTTCCAATCCACGTACAGCCCGTCGCAACAGGTTTATCCTCCTTATCGCCACTGCGCTTCTGCTGACGTTCATCGTACTCCCCAACCAGCATTTCTTTTTTCAGGAGTTCAAGGTCGGAGAGATCGCCACCTCCGATATTCGCGCCACGCGCGACTATCTGGTGGAAGATCATGCGCTGACCGAGCAGCGGCGCAAAGAGGTGAGTAACAATGCCCCGGTCATCTACAACCTCAACGACCGGGTGCCGTACTACCTGACCGAGAAACTTCAGCAGACCGTGGCAGCCATTCGTTCGCAGCAGTCCAAAAATCCGCGGACCGGTTCGGAAGAATGGCGCAAACTGCTGTCCCCGGTTCTGGATACGGAACTGAAGGACCCGGAAATCCTGGCCGTCACCCGCATCAAGGATGACCAGGCGTTTCTGGATGACGCCGAAAAATTGCTGAACGATCTGTACCAGCACAGGATCGTGCTGGACGGTAAATCCTTCCAGACCGATGCGCGCCGGGGCATCGAGATCATCGATAACAGCGGCCATCTCGTCAGTGACGGCAACGCAGCCTCCGGCTACACCGAAATAGGTGAAGCGCGCAGAATGGTTGCAGAGTGGAAGTTCACCGGCCTGGGCAACCCCGGCGATGCGAGCCGGATAGCGGGTATCATAGCCCGGACTCTGCTGCCGAGCCTCTTCTATAACCGCGAGGCTTCCGAAGCCCGCAGCCAGGCCGCCATGGAGGCGGTCCGCCCGGTGCTCTTCAAGGTGCAGAAGGGGGAGATGATCGTCCGCATCGGCGAACGCATCAGCCCCGAGCAAGCCCACAAACTGCGGATCATCTTCCATGAGGACAGCACTGACCACCGCATCTTCACAATCGCCGGCTGCTTCGCCATGATCCTGGTGCTGTTCTACTTCCCGTACCGTTTCGCCATCAAGAACATCCGCAAATTCAACCCCAGCAACAAGGACATCCTTGTCCTCTCGCTGATGATCATCGGCAGCTTCCTGGTGTTCCGGACCGCCCTCCAGATAACCAACAACATCGGCCCGGTCTTTCCGTATATCGACACCAGCAATTATTTCTACCTGTTCCCCTTTGCCGCCAGTGCAATGATCGTCCGGATGCTGATCAACTCCGAAGTGGCCCTGGTCTACTGTGCCATCCTGGCGCCGCTGTTGGGGATCATGTTCAACAACAACATGTTCGTGGTCATCTACGCCCTGCTGGGGAGCATTATCGGCGCCCACGGCATGCGGCAGTGCGCCGACCGCAGCACCATCTACGCCGCAGGGCTGAAAATATCGGTGGTCAACCTGGCCATGGGACTGGCCTTCCAGACCTTCAGCAACACGCTCTTCAGCATTCAGACCCTTTACGTGGCACTGTTCGCCCTGGTGAGCGGGATGATCAGCGCCGGATGCGTTTCTGGATTCATACCGATTCTGGAAACGCTCTTCCGCTACACCACTGACATGAAGCTCCTGGAACTGGCCAACCTGAACTCGCCCCTGCTGCGCGACCTGATGGTCCGGGCACCGGGCACCTATCATCACAGCGTGGTGGTCGGCAATCTGGTGGAGGCAGCGGCCGAAGCGACCAACGCCAATCCGCTTCTGGCACGGGTAGCGGCCTATTACCACGATATCGGCAAGGCATCCAAGCCCCAGTATTTCATCGAGAACCAGACCGGCGAAGAGAACCGCCACGACAAGCTCTCCCCCAGCATGAGCGCCCTGATTCTGATATCCCATATCAAGGAAGGGACGGAGCTGGCCCGCGAAAAGCACCTGGGACAGCCGATCATCGATATCATCCGCCAGCATCACGGCACCGGGCTGATCAAATTTTTCTACGAGCGGGCCAGAAATCAGGCCGAGACGACCGGACAGACGGTGGAGGAAAAGGATTTCCGCTATCCGGGCCCCAAGCCCCAGACCCGCGAGGCCGGTATCGTCATGCTGGCCGACTGCGTGGAGGCCGCCTCCCGCACCCTGGTCAATCCCACGCCCGACCGCATCCAGGGCATGGTGCAGAAGATCATCAACAACATCTTCATTGACGGGCAACTGGACGAATGCGAGCTGACGCTCAAAAACCTGCACGACATCGCCCGGAGCTTCAATCAGATCCTGAACGGGATTTTCCATCACCGCATCGATTATCCCGAACCGGTGCACAAATCGGGTAGCGGAGCCCGCAAGCCGGCTGCAACCGAACAGAAAACGGCGGTCGACCAGCTCACCCCGAACAATGGAGGCAAAATAAGTGGAGATTCTGCTGAACAACCGCCAGAGACGCCACCGGATCGAAACCCGCCAGCTAAAAAAGGTGGCGGCGAGGATCTTAAGCGCCTTGGGATGTCCTGA
- the ybeY gene encoding rRNA maturation RNase YbeY, which produces MGCPEETELSISIVSDAAIRRINRDYLAKDRPTNVISFSQQEGEFAGINPQVLGDVIISADTALREAEEGGNSHFERLCFLLLHGILHLCGYDHERSGETEASRMQKKEQELFRILAKEGLLNPSAS; this is translated from the coding sequence TTGGGATGTCCTGAGGAAACTGAACTATCCATCTCCATCGTGAGCGATGCGGCCATCCGCCGTATCAACCGCGATTATCTGGCCAAGGACAGGCCCACCAATGTGATCTCCTTTTCCCAACAGGAAGGGGAATTCGCCGGCATCAATCCGCAGGTCCTGGGAGATGTGATCATTTCGGCCGATACCGCCCTGCGGGAGGCCGAAGAGGGGGGCAATTCCCATTTCGAAAGGCTCTGCTTTCTGCTCTTGCACGGCATCCTGCACCTGTGCGGATACGATCACGAGCGGAGCGGAGAAACCGAAGCGTCCCGCATGCAAAAAAAGGAGCAGGAACTATTCAGAATCCTGGCAAAGGAAGGGTTGTTAAACCCGTCCGCTTCATAG
- a CDS encoding diacylglycerol kinase, whose translation MEGILHAARAEKHMRNHFIAAAVVLLGALFLRVTPIEFGLLALSILFVLFAELVNTAVEAVVDLVSPDYHPLAKIAKDTAAGAVLTTAVGAAIVGYLVLAKYVLPMYGKVLGMFGSPAELGIIVSVLVVVIVVIMIKTLTHKGTPLQGGVPSGHSAIAFSIATAVSLNTRDPLTSLLSFGLAIMVSHSRLLMKIHSMREVVFGSFLGTAVTLIVLLLFKILAF comes from the coding sequence ATCGAAGGTATTCTGCATGCAGCCCGCGCCGAAAAGCACATGCGCAACCACTTCATCGCTGCTGCTGTGGTGCTGCTGGGAGCCCTGTTCCTGCGGGTGACACCGATCGAGTTCGGCCTGCTGGCGCTCTCGATTCTGTTCGTGCTGTTTGCCGAGCTGGTCAATACGGCGGTGGAGGCTGTGGTAGACCTGGTGTCGCCCGATTATCACCCGCTGGCAAAAATCGCCAAGGACACGGCCGCGGGCGCGGTGCTGACCACGGCGGTGGGTGCCGCGATTGTCGGCTATCTGGTGCTGGCAAAATATGTATTACCGATGTACGGAAAGGTGCTCGGCATGTTCGGATCACCGGCAGAATTGGGCATAATCGTTTCGGTGCTGGTGGTGGTGATCGTCGTCATCATGATCAAGACCCTGACCCACAAAGGTACGCCGCTTCAGGGGGGAGTGCCCAGCGGCCATTCTGCGATAGCATTCTCGATTGCCACGGCGGTTTCGCTCAATACGCGCGATCCGCTTACCTCCCTTTTATCGTTCGGACTGGCAATAATGGTCAGCCACTCCCGGCTCCTGATGAAGATCCACAGCATGCGCGAGGTGGTTTTCGGCTCGTTCCTGGGAACCGCCGTTACCCTGATCGTACTGCTGTTGTTCAAAATCCTTGCCTTTTAG
- a CDS encoding hemolysin family protein, protein MEEGSRKSGFIELISRFVNGRKKVTTDEIHDLIKASEEEGLVNEDESEMIRSIFSLRSTVAREIMIPRTDMACVAVSASIGEILDTIISCGHSRIPVYENNIDNIIGLLYAKDLLKYWGKREEQIRVREIVRAPFFIPETKDLEQLLQEFKRKHVHLAVVIDEYGGTSGLITIEDLLEQIVGDIQDEYDREEALFSVNKDGSITADARMPVDDLEEQFEIEIERDKFDTVGGLIIHLTGKIPETDDIVEGSGLRFTIIDADERRIKKVCICRLDSTERDRA, encoded by the coding sequence TTGGAAGAAGGCAGTAGAAAGTCAGGTTTCATCGAGCTGATCAGCAGGTTCGTGAACGGACGTAAAAAAGTCACCACGGACGAGATCCACGATCTCATCAAGGCCAGCGAGGAAGAGGGGCTCGTCAACGAAGACGAGAGCGAAATGATCCGCTCCATCTTTTCGCTGCGTTCCACGGTAGCGCGCGAAATCATGATTCCCCGCACTGACATGGCCTGCGTGGCAGTCAGTGCCTCGATCGGCGAAATCCTGGACACGATAATTTCCTGCGGCCATTCGCGCATCCCGGTCTACGAAAACAACATCGACAACATCATCGGACTGCTGTACGCCAAGGACCTGCTCAAATACTGGGGAAAACGGGAGGAGCAGATCCGGGTGCGCGAGATCGTCCGGGCTCCCTTCTTTATTCCTGAAACCAAGGATCTCGAGCAGCTTCTGCAGGAGTTCAAGCGCAAGCACGTGCACTTGGCCGTCGTGATCGATGAGTATGGCGGCACATCCGGGCTGATCACCATCGAAGACCTGCTGGAGCAGATCGTGGGGGACATCCAGGACGAGTACGACCGGGAAGAGGCGCTGTTCTCCGTCAACAAGGATGGTTCCATCACCGCCGACGCGCGCATGCCGGTCGACGATCTCGAGGAACAGTTCGAAATCGAGATCGAGCGCGATAAATTCGACACCGTCGGTGGGTTGATCATTCATCTGACCGGCAAGATACCCGAAACCGACGATATCGTCGAAGGCAGCGGGCTGCGCTTCACCATAATCGACGCGGACGAACGCAGGATCAAGAAGGTCTGCATCTGCCGTCTGGACAGCACGGAGCGTGACAGAGCGTGA
- the lnt gene encoding apolipoprotein N-acyltransferase yields the protein MLAILSGLMIACSFPNVGLSFLAWIALIPLLIALEGSSLRTAFRIGFTCGLSAYAVILYWINIVITHYGHLPWVASVPLYVLLMAWLAMFFGLATLVARAGERIGIKTAFSLPVAWVAGDFIRTFLLSGFPWAMLGHSQYRTLPLIQIADITGVFGITLIIVLANVVLYRVLRAIAGAGVPYPVKSALVLLCLLIATLLYGFSRLNLPEARDVKPLRVALIQGNIAQDVKWNPAFQEQTLVSYERLTREALKNGADLVVWPESALPFFFQDELRQAERIRGLARELSTTLLVGSPAHELRNGKRTFLNSAFVISPKGDTIGRSDKMHLVPFGEFVPLGRFFPFISKLVVGIGDFSPGERVTPLPVNDTQVGTLVCFEGIFPELARDYVRAGARILVNITNDAWFGRSSAPYQHLSIAVFRAVETRTPLLRAANTGVTAIIDHNGHIRTMTPLFEEAYRTGEIHPGTGDSLYLRMGDALAWLCVAASAGIAALAWFRLKKNT from the coding sequence ATGCTGGCGATTCTGTCCGGTCTGATGATCGCCTGTTCCTTTCCGAACGTCGGATTGTCCTTTCTGGCCTGGATAGCGCTGATCCCCCTCCTGATCGCCCTCGAAGGATCTTCCCTGCGGACCGCCTTCCGCATCGGCTTCACCTGCGGTCTCAGTGCCTACGCCGTCATACTGTACTGGATCAATATCGTCATCACCCATTACGGCCATCTCCCCTGGGTAGCCAGTGTTCCGCTCTATGTACTGCTGATGGCGTGGCTGGCCATGTTTTTCGGACTGGCCACCCTGGTGGCGCGCGCCGGCGAACGGATCGGCATTAAAACCGCCTTTTCGCTGCCGGTGGCCTGGGTAGCGGGCGATTTCATCCGCACCTTCCTGCTGTCGGGATTCCCCTGGGCCATGCTGGGTCACTCCCAGTACAGAACGCTGCCCCTGATCCAGATCGCGGACATCACCGGGGTCTTCGGCATTACCCTGATCATCGTGCTGGCCAACGTGGTGCTGTATCGCGTTCTGCGCGCCATTGCCGGCGCCGGGGTTCCCTACCCCGTCAAAAGTGCGCTGGTGCTGCTCTGTCTGCTGATCGCCACACTCCTCTACGGTTTCAGCCGCCTGAATCTTCCCGAGGCGCGGGATGTGAAACCGCTGCGGGTCGCCTTAATTCAGGGCAACATCGCACAGGACGTCAAATGGAATCCCGCTTTCCAGGAGCAAACCCTGGTCAGCTACGAACGTCTGACCCGCGAGGCGCTCAAAAACGGGGCCGATCTGGTGGTCTGGCCGGAAAGCGCCCTCCCCTTCTTTTTCCAGGACGAACTGCGCCAGGCCGAGCGGATCAGGGGGCTGGCGCGGGAGCTGTCTACCACCTTGCTGGTGGGCAGTCCTGCCCATGAGCTGCGCAACGGCAAGCGCACCTTCCTGAACAGCGCCTTTGTCATTTCACCCAAAGGTGACACCATCGGCAGAAGCGACAAGATGCATCTGGTGCCGTTCGGGGAATTCGTGCCATTGGGACGCTTCTTCCCATTCATCAGTAAGCTTGTGGTGGGAATCGGGGATTTTTCCCCCGGCGAACGGGTTACGCCGCTGCCGGTTAACGACACCCAGGTCGGGACCCTGGTCTGCTTCGAGGGGATCTTCCCGGAACTTGCCAGAGACTATGTCCGGGCAGGGGCGCGCATTCTCGTCAACATTACCAATGACGCCTGGTTCGGCCGTTCGTCCGCTCCGTACCAGCACCTCTCTATCGCCGTCTTCAGGGCAGTCGAAACCCGCACGCCCCTGCTACGTGCCGCCAATACCGGCGTAACCGCCATCATCGATCATAACGGCCATATCCGCACCATGACCCCCTTGTTCGAGGAGGCCTACCGTACCGGCGAGATACATCCCGGTACCGGAGATTCGCTCTATCTCAGGATGGGCGACGCCCTGGCCTGGCTGTGCGTGGCAGCGAGTGCGGGGATCGCGGCACTGGCGTGGTTCCGGCTGAAGAAGAACACGTGA
- the prfB gene encoding peptide chain release factor 2 (programmed frameshift) has translation MFREEIARMQDLEERIVKLRGSLDVDTKRESIQEIESKIAAPGFWDAVETSQNILRERTALEKIVQMWDGLNRQLDDVKVMIELGVEAQDEETLAEVAVMNARLQESVEAAEFQRMLSGTHDRNSCFISINPGAGGTESQDWAEMLLRMYLRYCEKKGWKTSITDYQAGDEAGIKSATFSVTGEYAYGHLKAEVGIHRLVRISPFDSNARRHTSFASVYAFPEIEEEDIDIKIAESDLRVDTYRSGGAGGQHVNTTDSAVRITHLPTNIVVACQSERSQHLNKATAMKVLRAKLYERELEERTAKASEIAEEKKEIGWGSQIRSYVLHPYKMVKDLRTGVETGNPDAVLDGALEDFVVAFLMGVRRQVGDVD, from the exons ATGTTTCGCGAAGAAATAGCCCGCATGCAGGATCTGGAAGAACGTATCGTCAAGCTCCGGGGGTCTCTT GACGTCGACACCAAGCGCGAATCGATCCAGGAGATAGAGTCCAAGATTGCCGCCCCCGGTTTCTGGGATGCGGTCGAAACCTCCCAGAACATTCTCCGGGAACGCACGGCACTGGAAAAGATCGTCCAGATGTGGGACGGCCTCAATCGGCAACTGGACGATGTAAAGGTCATGATCGAACTGGGCGTGGAAGCCCAGGACGAAGAGACGCTGGCTGAAGTGGCCGTCATGAACGCCCGGCTGCAGGAAAGCGTCGAGGCGGCCGAGTTCCAGCGCATGCTCTCCGGCACCCACGACCGCAACTCGTGCTTCATCTCCATCAACCCCGGCGCCGGCGGCACCGAGTCGCAGGACTGGGCCGAGATGTTGCTGCGCATGTACCTGCGCTATTGCGAGAAAAAGGGCTGGAAGACCTCCATCACCGACTACCAGGCAGGCGATGAGGCGGGCATCAAATCGGCCACCTTCAGCGTAACCGGCGAGTACGCCTACGGCCATCTGAAAGCCGAGGTCGGTATCCACCGGCTCGTGCGCATTTCCCCCTTTGACAGCAATGCCCGCCGCCACACCTCGTTCGCTTCGGTCTACGCCTTCCCCGAGATCGAGGAAGAGGACATCGACATAAAGATCGCCGAGTCCGACCTGCGTGTGGACACCTATCGTTCCGGCGGCGCCGGGGGGCAGCATGTCAATACGACCGACTCGGCGGTGCGCATCACCCACCTGCCGACCAACATCGTCGTGGCCTGCCAGAGCGAACGCAGCCAGCATCTCAACAAGGCTACCGCCATGAAGGTCCTGAGGGCCAAACTGTATGAACGGGAGCTGGAAGAACGCACTGCCAAGGCCTCCGAAATCGCCGAGGAAAAAAAGGAGATCGGCTGGGGCAGCCAGATACGCTCCTATGTCCTGCATCCCTACAAGATGGTGAAGGACTTGAGGACCGGCGTGGAAACGGGCAATCCCGATGCCGTGCTGGATGGTGCCCTGGAAGATTTCGTGGTGGCGTTCCTGATGGGAGTACGGCGGCAGGTGGGGGATGTCGACTAG
- a CDS encoding NlpC/P60 family protein has product MKRSVVITVCCILLAAPSMPEASDPSSGIRRLGYAIQMGAFADVKNAERFTTALQKKGIEAFYFRKDNGIYAVRFGDFPSREKARAAAARLVADHLIDGYYVAPPNEVVFKAPKEPGLQKSPVEEIRQTREPKRTEQPRSPESAIKQARHGDRDMGAIAARTAERFVGIPYRWGGDTVVDGMDCSGFVRAVYNLCGVSIPRTSRDQFKAGEAVTRPDLQDGDLVFFGAADDKINHVGIYVGNGKFVHAPRRGEEIRITPIDESYFEKRFVGARRYF; this is encoded by the coding sequence TTGAAAAGATCCGTTGTAATCACCGTATGCTGCATTCTTTTAGCCGCCCCCTCCATGCCGGAAGCGTCGGATCCTTCGTCAGGCATACGCCGCCTGGGATACGCCATCCAAATGGGCGCCTTTGCAGATGTAAAAAACGCCGAACGCTTCACCACCGCTCTTCAGAAAAAAGGCATTGAAGCCTTCTATTTCCGCAAAGATAACGGCATTTACGCTGTCCGGTTCGGTGATTTTCCCAGCAGGGAAAAGGCTCGTGCCGCGGCTGCCAGGCTGGTGGCGGACCATCTGATCGACGGTTACTATGTCGCCCCCCCAAACGAAGTGGTCTTCAAGGCTCCCAAGGAACCGGGCCTGCAAAAGTCTCCTGTCGAAGAGATCCGGCAGACCAGGGAACCCAAACGCACCGAGCAGCCCAGGAGCCCTGAGTCGGCCATCAAGCAGGCCAGGCACGGCGACCGCGATATGGGGGCCATTGCCGCCCGCACCGCCGAGCGGTTCGTCGGCATCCCGTACCGCTGGGGGGGGGACACGGTAGTGGACGGCATGGATTGCAGCGGCTTCGTTCGCGCAGTCTACAATCTTTGCGGAGTCAGCATCCCCCGCACCTCCCGGGATCAATTCAAAGCAGGCGAAGCGGTGACCAGACCTGACCTGCAGGATGGCGATCTGGTATTTTTCGGTGCGGCGGATGACAAGATCAATCACGTCGGCATCTATGTCGGCAATGGCAAATTCGTTCACGCCCCCCGCAGGGGCGAGGAAATTCGCATCACCCCCATTGACGAGTCCTATTTTGAAAAGCGCTTCGTCGGGGCACGCAGATACTTCTAA